Proteins co-encoded in one Megalops cyprinoides isolate fMegCyp1 chromosome 1, fMegCyp1.pri, whole genome shotgun sequence genomic window:
- the LOC118778066 gene encoding neutral amino acid transporter A-like yields the protein MEGKDERNGYPVSECSVSTATKVAGKGDPQACKEKFVVFLKKNLLVILTVSGVLVGAGLGMMVRNMNLTRAQMTYFAFPGELLLRMLKMVILPLVVCSLISGAASLDTRSLGKLGGIAVSYFLVTTLIASAIGIAMAFIIKPGVGAGALNTNSLGLETVTTNKQTTDSFLDLLRNLFPANLIAAAFRTYATDYKIITVGNFSNGSLTSQMVPVGTDTEGMNILGLVLFAMVFGVALRKLGTEGELLIQFFNAFNEATMVLVSWIMWYVPVGIMFLVGSKIVEMEDVVLLVTSLGKYILASILGHIIHGGVVLPLIYFTFTRKNPFSFLSGLITPFTTAFATCSSSATLPSLMKCVEENNGVDKRISRFILPIGATVNMDGAAIFQCIAAVFIAQLNNAELNAGQIFTILVTATASSVGAAGIPAGGIITIAIILEAIGLPTNDLSLMLAVDWIVDRTTTVVNVEGDALGAGILHHINEKEMKKQKQLLQEGGEELAAVRVEAVANVRAEDETSPLVTHLSQAQDCSVEMFEEKEAIESVL from the exons atggaaggGAAAGACGAAAGAAACGGGTACCCTGTGTCCGAGTGCTCGGTGTCCACCGCAACTAAAGTTGCAGGCAAAGGCGATCCTCAAGCATGCAAAGAAaagtttgtggtgtttttgaaaaagaatCTTTTGGTTATACTGACAGTGTCTGGGGTTTTGGTGGGCGCCGGACTCGGCATGATGGTCAGGAATATGAACCTTACTCGAGCGCAGATGACTTACTTCGCCTTCCCCGGGGAACTGTTACTGAGGATGCTGAAGATGGTCATCCTCCCCCTGGTCGTGTGCAGCCTGATCTCGGGGGCAGCCAGTCTGGACACCCGATCCTTGGGTAAACTGGGCGGAATTGCCGTGTCATACTTTTTGGTGACCACCCTCATCGCTTCTGCCATCGGTATAGCTATGGCCTTCATTATCAAGCCCGGGGTTGGTGCAGGTGCGCTGAACACCAATAGCCTGGGTTTGGAAACAGTCACTACCAACAAGCAAACTACGGATTCGTTCTTAGATCTCCTCAG GAACTTGTTTCCGGCTAACCTTATTGCTGCAGCCTTTCGCACA TATGCCACCGATTACAAGATCATCACAGTGGGGAACTTCAGCAATGGGAGCCTTACCTCCCAGATG GTCCCTGTGGGAACAGACACCGAGGGCATGAACATCCTGGGCCTAGTGCTGTTTGCCATGGTCTTCGGCGTGGCCCTGAGGAAGCTGGGTACCGAGGGAGAGCTGCTCATCCAGTTCTTCAACGCCTTCAACGAAGCCACCATGGTGCTCGTCTCCTGGATCATGTG GTACGTGCCCGTTGGCATCATGTTCCTGGTGGGCAGTAAGATCGTGGAGATGGAGGACGTTGTCCTGCTGGTCACCAGTCTGGGGAAGTACATCCTGGCCTCCATCCTTGGGCACATCATCCACGGGGGCGTTGTTCTGCCCCTCATCTACTTCACATTCACCCGGAAGAATCCCTTCAGCTTCCTGTCCGGCCTCATCACCCCCTTCACCACTGCCTTTGCAACATGTTCCAG CTCAGCGACCCTGCCCTCCCTGATGAAGTGCGTGGAGGAGAACAACGGCGTGGACAAGAGGATCAGCCGCTTCATCCTGCCCATCGGCGCCACGGTCAACATGGACGGAGCCGCCATCTTCCAGTGCATCGCCGCCGTCTTCATTGCGCAGCTCAACAACGCTGAGCTCAACGCCGGGCAGATCTTCACCATCCT GGTGACCGCCACGGCATCCAGCGTCGGGGCAGCTGGGATACCGGCCGGGGGGATCATCACGATTGCCATCATCCTGGAGGCCATCGGGCTGCCCACCAACGACCTGTCGCTCATGCTGGCTGTTGACTGGATTGT ggACCGCACGACCACAGTGGTGAACGTGGAGGGTGACGCCCTGGGGGCTGGCATCCTCCACCACATCAACgagaaggagatgaagaagcagaagcagctgcTCCAGGAGGGGGGCGAGGAGCTGGCGGCGGTAAGGGTGGAGGCCGTGGCTAACGTTCGGGCTGAAGACGAAACGTCGCCGCTTGTCACACACCTCAGCCAGGCCCAGGACTGCTCTGTGGAGATGTTTGAGGAGAAGGAAGCCATAGAGTCGGTTctctga